The Rahnella aquatilis CIP 78.65 = ATCC 33071 genomic sequence CTTCATAAGGAATGTGTATGTACCAAAATTCAGGAGCAAAAGCCTATGCCCAAATTGGGCTCGAAAGTGCGGTGATGAGCGCATCGCCGCACCAGTTGGTAGTCATGCTATTTGACGGGGCGCGAAGCGCCCTTATCCGGGCAGGCATTTTTATGCAACAAGGCGATATTCCCGGTAAAGGGAATGCTTTATCAAAAGCCATCAACATCATAGATAACGGACTGATAGCCGGTTTAAGTCGCGAAAAAGGTGATCCTGAATTAGTGGATAACCTCGAAGCACTTTATTCCTATATGGTCCGCCGTTTATTGCATGCAAATTTACACAACGATCAAGAGGCCATCGCTGAGGTGCTGACCTTGCTTGAAAATATCGCCGATGCCTGGCGGCAAATCGGCCCAAACTACCACCCGTCGCAGGACCAATATAATGGATCAACATCAGTATCTGGTTAATGAAT encodes the following:
- the fliS gene encoding flagellar export chaperone FliS; this translates as MYQNSGAKAYAQIGLESAVMSASPHQLVVMLFDGARSALIRAGIFMQQGDIPGKGNALSKAINIIDNGLIAGLSREKGDPELVDNLEALYSYMVRRLLHANLHNDQEAIAEVLTLLENIADAWRQIGPNYHPSQDQYNGSTSVSG